One region of Armigeres subalbatus isolate Guangzhou_Male chromosome 3, GZ_Asu_2, whole genome shotgun sequence genomic DNA includes:
- the LOC134226115 gene encoding squamous cell carcinoma antigen recognized by T-cells 3-like, whose product MSDSEMKGMEDSNDESMEEVEDDRRKENAGSEEESSGSDMDDDDDDAAEEARQMKQYLELLGKIQEDKYNYDTYVQLLDIAHEMTDLDKIRQSAEIFAEVYPLSPEIWIRWLKIEASMASSAEQIKKVDTLFRRALDDYFSVDVAVEYANLTAKADKDTSEAIWDVLIPTYGLHVIKGRTIFEAYREDYLEKNEDSPERLNQLARIYEQELKIPLKNMEDSYIEYKLLCEKYKDVLKDLNPEKFERRYKQAKELLQRMLPFEDKLTQLEPHCHQERADLFREYIRECRSQLGDDETQVLYERMVTECCLDPTVWCDYLKYLNKYPPDDDEDSASPVFSQTAEKLVNRALRNCPWSAELYVEKLRVFEREKRDKADVLKIMEEVATVEFQAPEPAVKVWLEYLTYLRRHANFEDEKERDILRSNFELAWNQLGRTWGELADPDCKILQFWGRLEYGSLGDPLKGRELWQNVMDSSDNCTRVGLWIEYAELESRRGTDSIRKVYRKAIGAVGLNDPETLAAAWMRFERCNGSLEQLASCQELCMATIQAYYKTLSHQRLPKGRRSDQRKDSDPNDSPKKKNLKRLFDEQAPTDKATFKKPNIPVGPAVPKKTESTLEETAKRIRLDEPKSADTTNDGKRLFFSNLSFDATEEQIKDTFPELQFKSIELVHGSSGKSRGFGYAEFESEQDVKKALSFDRRPLDGRPVFISSLARDKSSRQNKFKYSEKFEPNKLFVKGLPFEATNDDVRKLFEPYGTLKDVRIVYYRSGKSKGLAYVEYESEAAAKKAVIHLDQHVMNGFTITVALSAPPPRGNPTATTEVEHPGSLGAGKRHVVKGDAKLKLSSMIPTALLRKNPPGGQSASGAAPVATTNKPKSNEDFRKLLLKK is encoded by the exons ATGTCCGACTCCGAAATGAAGGGAATGGAAGACTCCAAC GACGAATCCATGGAGGAAGTTGAAGATGATCGTCGGAAGGAGAATGCGGGATCTGAAGAGGAAAGCTCCGGTAGCGATATggacgatgatgacgacgacgcaGCGGAAGAAGCTCGACAGATGAAACAGTATCTGGAACTGTTGGGAAAGATCCAGGAAGATAAGTACAACTATGACACCTACGTTCAACTGCTGGATATTGCTCA tgAAATGACCGACCTGGACAAAATTCGTCAAAGCGCGGAGATATTCGCAGAAGTGTATCCACTCTCGCCGGAAATATGGATACGCTGGTTGAAAATAGAAGCATCGATGGCGTCATCAGCGGAGCAAATCAAAAAGGTGGATACCCTGTTCCGACGAGCCCTGGACGATTATTTTTCGGTGGATGTGGCTGTGGAATATGCGAATCTGACAGCTAAGGCGGATAAAGATACATCGGAAGCGATTTGGGATGTGCTCATTCCGACCTACGGATTGCACGTGATCAAGGGAAGGACCATCTTCGAAGCGTATCGAGAAGATTATTTGGAGAAGAATGAAGACTCGCCGGAGCGTTTGAATCAATTGGCCCGCATTTATGAGCAGGAACTAaagattcctttgaaaaatatgGAAGATTCTTACATTGAGTACAAATTGCTTTGCGAGAAGTATAAGGATGTCCTCAAGGACTTGAATCCGGAGAAATTTGAGCGGCGCTATAAGCAGGCAAAAGAGCTTTTGCAAAGGATGCTTCCGTTTGAAGATAAACTGACCCAATTGGAGCCGCATTGTCATCAAGAGCGGGCGGATCTTTTTCGGGAATACATCCGGGAATGTCGCTCTCAACTTGGGGATGATGAAACGCAGGTTCTGTATGAACGCATGGTGACGGAATGCTGCCTGGATCCAACTGTTTGGTGTGACTATTTGAAGTACCTAAATAAGTACCCGCCAGACGATGATGAGGATTCCGCTTCGCCAGTTTTCAGTCAGACTGCGGAGAAATTGGTCAACAGGGCGTTGAGAAATTGTCCTTGGAGTGCGGAGCTATATGTGGAAAAATTGAGGGTATTTGAGCGAGAGAAACGTGACAAAGCTGATGTGCTTAAGATCATGGAAGAAGTCGCAACGGTGGAGTTTCAGGCTCCGGAACCGGCTGTGAAAGTTTGGTTGGAATACTTGACCTATTTGAGAAGGCACGCTAATTTTGAGGACGAGAAGGAACGGGATATATTGAGGTCAAACTTTGAACTGGCATGGAATCAATTGGGAAGAACTTGGGGTGAGTTAGCAGATCCTGACTGCAAAATTCTGCAGTTTTGGGGAAGGCTGGAATATGGCTCGCTGGGCGATCCATTGAAGGGACGAGAATTGTGGCAGAATGTGATGGACAGTTCGGATAATTGTACGCGAGTAGGTCTTTGGATCGAATATGCTGAGTTGGAATCCCGACGAGGCACGGACTCGATACGAAAAGTTTATCGAAAAGCCATTGGAGCAGTTGGATTGAATGATCCGGAAACATTGGCCGCCGCTTGGATGCGATTCGAAAGATGCAACGGCTCTCTCGAACAATTAGCCAGCTGCCAGGAACTGTGCATGGCCACCATACAAGCCTATTACAAAACACTCAGTCATCAGCGATTGCCTAAAGGACGTCGATCGGATCAGAGAAAAGATTCCGATCCCAATGACTCGCCGAAGAAAAAGAACCTCAAGCGATTGTTCGACGAACAGGCACCAACAGACAAAGCAACATTCAAGAAACCGAACATTCCGGTAGGACCAGCGGTCCCGAAAAAAACTGAATCAACTCTTGAAGAAACGGCCAAGCGTATTCGTTTGGATGAACCTAAATCAGCCGACACAACCAACGACGGCAAGCGTCTTTTCTTCAGTAATCTGAGCTTTGATGCCACAGAAGAACAGATCAAAGATACTTTCCCGGAGCTCCAGTTTAAATCGATCGAATTGGTCCATGGTTCCAGTGGAAAGAGTCGAGGCTTTGGCTACGCAGAATTCGAAAGTGAACAAGATGTCAAAAAGGCTTTAAGCTTTGACCGAAGACCTCTTGATGGGCGTCCTGTATTTATCTCGTCTCTGGCCCGAGATAAATCAAGCCGACAGAACAAGTTTAAATATTCGGAAAAGTTCGAACCAAACAAACTTTTTGTAAAGGGACTACCCTTCGAGGCGACAAACGATGATGTTCGAAAATTGTTCGAACCCTACGGCACGCTGAAAGATGTTCGGATTGTTTATTACCGAAGTGGTAAGAGCAAGGGATTAGCCTACGTGGAGTATGAATCGGAGGCAGCGGCCAAAAAAGCTGTTATCCACCTTGACCAGCACGTCATGAACGGGTTCACTATAACGGTGGCTCTTTCTGCTCCTCCGCCGAGGGGTAATCCAACGGCTACGACGGAAGTGGAACATCCTGGTAGCTTGGGTGCTGGTAAACGCCATGTCGTTAAAGG TGACGCCAAATTGAAACTATCGTCAATGATTCCCACAGCACTGCTTAGGAAAAACCCCCCGGGTGGACAATCTGCAAGTGGTGCTGCTCCAGTCGCCACAACCaacaaacccaaatccaacGAGGACTTCCGAAAGTTGCTCCTCAAAAAATAA
- the LOC134226116 gene encoding something about silencing protein 10-like has translation MPDKISIYDVGDRYDMSESENEYDEQEKKLLKNLRTDRTSRATDDDDEAVLGFDEDDNYDDDDDGEFDDIRKFEHDSDIEDKEDDDDLPDRKAWGSKARDFYGADYVDQDYDSLTAQEEERARLEEIEAKEIQQRLAKELNDADFSLDMFVPEQESSEEKKTKKKKEKTEIKLKADLSDLSDRQKRELFRKEAPEFDGLVEDFERNLEECHDVLEPVLKYLVERDVKDHPFVELLSTRYKLGLSYCNNISFYLLLKSKKIKVKNHPVVKRLVQMKQLLLELEQKYEKSIKSQVEKLLGHIADDDELVFEDDVPVPVTEKPKKKLAMVEDLELGEELEDQSDQEHELEESSSETEDVPSAKKMRLDVSDSEEDQEDNKELAEEENAVEGDSKRKITYQMAKNKGLTVRKKKDQRNIRVKNRRKFQKALVRRKGAVRSVRTETSRYAGEATGIKAFIKRSIKIK, from the coding sequence atgccgGATAAGATCAGTATATACGACGTGGGTGATCGGTACGATATGTCCGAGTCGGAAAATGAGTATGACGAGCAAGAAAAAAagttgctcaaaaacctccgcACCGACAGGACCAGTCGCGCgaccgatgacgacgacgaggCAGTTCTCGGATTCGATGAGGACGACAAttacgatgacgacgacgatggtgAGTTCGATGATATCCGGAAGTTTGAACACGACAGCGATATTGAGGACAAGGAGGACGATGATGATTTGCCAGATCGGAAGGCGTGGGGTTCCAAGGCAAGGGACTTCTACGGGGCGGATTACGTCGATCAGGATTATGACAGTTTGACGGCCCAGGAGGAGGAACGGGCCCGTCTGGAGGAGATCGAGGCGAAGGAAATTCAGCAACGGTTGGCCAAAGAGCTGAATGATGCGGACTTTTCGCTGGATATGTTCGTTCCGGAGCAGGAATCGAGTGAGGAGAAaaagacaaagaaaaaaaaggaaaagacGGAGATTAAGCTGAAGGCCGATTTGTCGGATCTAAGCGATCGGCAGAAGAGGGAGCTGTTCCGAAAGGAAGCACCGGAGTTTGACGGGTTGGTGGAGGATTTCGAGCGGAATTTGGAAGAGTGTCACGATGTGTTGGAACCTGTTTTGAAATACCTGGTAGAGAGGGATGTCAAGGATCATCCGTTTGTGGAGCTGCTTAGCACACGGTATAAGCTCGGATTGAGTTATTGCAATAATATTAGTTTCTATCTTTTACTGAAGTCGAAGAAAATCAAAGTCAAAAATCATCCGGTAGTCAAACGGTTGGTTCAGATGAAGCAACTCTTGCTGGAGTTAGAGCAGAAATATGAGAAATCGATCAAGTCACAGGTGGaaaagcttttagggcatatcGCTGATGACGATGAATTGGTGTTTGAAGACGATGTTCCGGTGCCAGTGACGGAGAAACCAAAAAAGAAGTTAGCGATGGTAGAAGATTTGGAGCTCGGTGAAGAATTGGAAGATCAGTCGGACCAAGAGCATGAATTGGAGGAATCATCTTCAGAAACAGAGGATGTACCATCGGCAAAGAAGATGCGATTGGATGTTAGTGATTCGGAAGAGGATCAAGAGGATAACAAAGAGTTGGCTGAAGAAGAGAATGCCGTGGAAGGAGATAGCAAACGCAAGATCACTTACCAAATGGCCAAAAACAAGGGTCTTACCGTGCGGAAGAAGAAAGACCAGCGAAACATTCGGGTTAAGAACCGTCGAAAATTCCAGAAGGCATTGGTGCGAAGGAAAGGAGCGGTTCGATCTGTTCGAACGGAAACGTCGCGATATGCCGGTGAGGCCACTGGCATCAAGGCGTTCATCAAGagaagcatcaaaatcaaataA
- the LOC134221616 gene encoding transcription initiation factor TFIID subunit 5-like: protein MDPNAPDKPKKERPKKDHLFSKQSKSDPNAPPQDQIPLPKLKDVDKVEKIKALRETSKRVNLGPDCLPPVCMYTLLNANYTVTCAEICEDSSLIAIGFSDSSIKVWSLSHIKLREMKTADILKEIDRDADDVLIRKLDDRKAETSPMLYGHSGPVYRTASSPDRTMLRSCSEDRSKSNATNSVSAPKWKSWKEYKSIPVSGGFVN from the exons ATGGATCCGAATGCTCCAGATAAGCCTAAAAAGGAGAGGCCAAAAAAGGATCATCTGTTTTCGAAACAATCGAAATCCGATCCCAATGCACCGCCGCAGGATCAAATTCCGTTGCCAAAGTTGAAGGACGTAGACAAGGTGGAAAAGATTAAGGCCCTGAGGGAGACTTCCAAGAGGGTCAATCTGGGACCAGACTGTTTGCCGCCCGTCTGCATGTACACGCTGCTTAACGCGAATTATACAGTAACTTG CGCAGAGATATGCGAAGACTCCAGTCTTATTGCCATAGGCTTTTCCGATTCATCCATCAAAGTGTGGTCTCTGTCGCATATCAAGTTGCGAGAGATGAAAACAGCGGACATCTTGAAGGAAATCGATCGCGATGCCGACGATGTGCTGATACGGAAGCTGGATGATCGCAAGGCGGAAACGAGTCCGATGTTATACGGCCACAGTGGTCCCGTGTATCGCACTGCATCCTCGCCGGACCGCACCATGCTTCGGTCATGTTCGGAGGACAGGAGCAAAAGCAATGCGACGAACAGCGTCAGTGCACCGAAGTGGAAAAGTTGGAAAGAATACAAATCCATTCCGGTAAGTGGTGGCTTTGTGAATTGA
- the LOC134219817 gene encoding small ribosomal subunit protein eS24-like codes for MSIATIRIRRFMTKHLLSRNHMISDILHPDMAWVPKKEIRDKLAAMHKTTPDVVFVFGFQLCDSESTGFVLICYIPRSSNPSTDRAAEKKMIRNERKNRMKVCYIKKAKVG; via the coding sequence ATGTCGATCGCAACGATCCGTATCCGCCGGTTCATGACCAAGCATCTGCTGAGTCGTAATCATATGATCTCCGACATCCTGCATCCGGATATGGCTTGGGTCCCGAAGAAGGAAATCCGTGACAAGTTGGCAGCCATGCATAAAACCACTCCCGATGTAGTGTTCGTGTTCGGATTCCAGCTTTGTGATAGTGAGTCGACCGGCTTTGTGCTGATCTGCTACATACCAAGAAGTTCGAACCCAAGCACCGATCGGGCCGCCGAGAAGAAGATGATCCGCAATGAACGCAAGAACCGTATGAAGGTGTGCTATATCAAGAAGGCCAAGGTCGGATAA